Proteins encoded together in one Quercus lobata isolate SW786 chromosome 3, ValleyOak3.0 Primary Assembly, whole genome shotgun sequence window:
- the LOC115979670 gene encoding uncharacterized protein LOC115979670, protein MTLKYTVQTANVKVSLVENLALVDAKIDEFRSSLQTSERQVVGLDIQFVKTYGNLNKGKFLLLCVGSHCLMIQLPDSNAVTNTLRKFLSDESICFLGTGMSEKVTELGCLYLNECGEEEAMPRVNCKTGVEVDYLAAKILKKPNVEQYGLVELVGEVGNGYKGTR, encoded by the coding sequence atGACATTGAAATACACAGTGCAAACAGCAAACGTTAAGGTAAGCTTAGTCGAAAATCTTGCTTTGGTTGATGCTAAGATAGATGAGTTCAGATCTTCATTACAAACTTCCGAAAGGCAAGTTGTAGGACTCGACATTCAGTTTGTCAAAACTTACGGGAATTTAAATAAAGGCAAGTTTTTGCTTCTTTGTGTTGGGAGTCATTGCTTGATGATACAATTACCGGACTCGAACGCTGTAACTAATACCCTCAGGAAGTTTCTGTCTGATGAGAGTATTTGTTTTCTGGGTACTGGAATGAGCGAGAAAGTTACAGAACTAGGCTGCCTTTATCTTAACGAATGTGGTGAAGAGGAAGCAATGCCACGTGTAAATTGTAAGACAGGTGTTGAAGTAGACTATTTGGCTGCTAAAATTCTGAAGAAACCCAATGTTGAGCAGTATGGGTTAGTGGAGTTGGTTGGTGAAGTTGGAAATGGATATAAAGGAACCAGATAG